Proteins encoded by one window of Ignavibacteriota bacterium:
- a CDS encoding ABC transporter ATP-binding protein, whose translation MIILSSLEKIFQEGLASHKVLDSIDFEFEKGKIYIMFGRSGSGKSTLLNLISGIDTPSSGSIFFKGEDITKLDERGRTLYRRNNIGFIFQFFNLIPTLTVLENLLLPLELVKNLSKSDTENSMQLLSKIGLVNRANAYPDRLSGGEQQRVAIARALIHNPDVILADEPTGNLDYETGKSIVNLLDDLVRKQGKTMIMATHSRDVIGLADYILKVRDGKIEVDTGASGR comes from the coding sequence GTGATAATTTTAAGTTCATTAGAAAAGATATTTCAGGAAGGATTAGCATCACACAAGGTTTTGGATTCGATTGATTTTGAATTTGAAAAAGGTAAAATTTATATAATGTTCGGCAGAAGTGGGTCAGGCAAGTCCACTTTGCTGAATTTAATCAGCGGTATTGACACTCCAAGTTCAGGCTCAATATTTTTCAAAGGCGAAGATATTACAAAGCTTGACGAAAGAGGCAGGACTTTATATCGTCGAAATAATATTGGATTTATATTCCAATTCTTTAATTTAATTCCAACTCTTACAGTTCTTGAAAATCTGCTTTTGCCGCTTGAATTGGTGAAAAATCTAAGCAAGTCAGATACAGAAAATTCTATGCAGCTGCTTAGTAAAATCGGACTTGTAAATCGTGCTAACGCCTATCCTGACAGGCTTTCAGGTGGAGAGCAGCAAAGAGTAGCGATTGCTCGGGCATTGATTCATAATCCTGATGTAATATTAGCCGATGAGCCTACAGGTAATCTCGACTATGAAACAGGAAAGAGTATTGTAAATCTGCTTGATGATTTAGTTCGTAAACAGGGAAAAACTATGATTATGGCAACCCACAGCCGTGATGTTATAGGTTTGGCAGATTATATTTTGAAAGTACGTGATGGTAAAATCGAAGTTGATACCGGAGCATCCGGAAGATGA
- a CDS encoding glycosyltransferase family 9 protein produces the protein MNIREYSKIAILQTAFIGDVILTIPLVDTIRRNNPDCEITFITTPQAAEIADIASSVNNTLVFDKRSKQKSLSGIRSFARDLNSNNFDLWISPHRSFRSSLLSYLIKADYKIGFKNAAFSWLYDYRAKYIPNFHEIERNFELLNPFEIDNYSNLNECLFSISETDKKSAKEITYDLNEYIVLSPGSVWETKKWLPEYFAVLAEMLKNSGFGVVLSGSNADYDICDFVSKQSGARNLSGLTNIPTTLEIVRNAKLVITNDSAPTHFAGFMNTPVITIYGPTSPIFGFSPRADKSRIIYNDKLKCSPCRIHGSRKCPIGTHDCMKSIKPDFVFSEFLSFID, from the coding sequence ATGAATATTAGAGAATATAGTAAAATAGCGATTTTGCAGACTGCATTTATTGGTGATGTAATCCTTACTATTCCACTTGTTGATACTATCCGACGTAACAATCCGGATTGTGAAATCACTTTCATAACCACGCCACAAGCCGCTGAAATTGCTGATATCGCCAGTTCAGTAAATAATACATTAGTATTTGATAAACGAAGCAAGCAAAAGAGTTTGAGTGGTATTCGCAGTTTTGCTCGTGATTTGAATTCTAATAATTTTGACTTATGGATTTCGCCGCATCGCTCGTTCAGGTCTTCATTGTTAAGCTATTTAATAAAAGCAGACTATAAAATTGGATTCAAAAATGCCGCATTTAGTTGGCTTTATGATTATAGGGCTAAATATATTCCGAATTTCCACGAAATTGAAAGAAATTTTGAGCTCTTAAATCCTTTTGAAATTGATAATTATTCAAATCTGAATGAATGTCTCTTTTCGATTAGTGAAACCGATAAAAAATCTGCAAAAGAAATTACTTATGATTTGAATGAATATATTGTATTGTCTCCCGGCTCTGTTTGGGAAACAAAAAAATGGCTTCCTGAATATTTTGCAGTGCTTGCTGAAATGTTGAAAAATTCCGGTTTTGGTGTTGTTCTAAGTGGCTCTAATGCCGATTATGATATTTGCGATTTTGTTTCAAAGCAAAGCGGAGCCCGGAATTTATCAGGTCTGACAAATATTCCTACAACACTCGAAATAGTAAGAAATGCTAAACTTGTAATAACAAATGACAGTGCTCCTACTCATTTTGCCGGATTTATGAATACTCCTGTGATTACAATTTATGGACCGACATCACCAATTTTCGGGTTTTCACCAAGAGCTGATAAAAGCCGAATAATCTATAATGATAAATTGAAATGTTCACCGTGTCGAATTCACGGTAGCAGGAAGTGCCCAATCGGAACTCACGACTGTATGAAGAGCATTAAACCGGACTTTGTATTCAGTGAATTTCTTTCCTTCATTGATTAA
- a CDS encoding lysophospholipid acyltransferase family protein has translation MKKIIYFFSHYFMMSLGFISQKLSIKNRAAFGKLIGGFLRILSKSRSDITLKNIKNAFPEKEESEIISIRNESYQNLGITLAELLAFPSLRKEDFLNYVKFENIDLVKEKIAEGKGLIFISGHFGNWELTAYTAGLALDVPITIIVKPQRNHISDTYLNSLRTSGGNKIVPMGRAARTIIETIKKNEAVAMLVDQSAHSQKDVFVEFFGKPAVTYEAPAMIALRFKTPIVTGFAHRQPDMTYKVVIKEIKFDDLDDSKESIVELTRRHVKELEDNIIQNPGLWAWQHKRWKYSSPDNKAQ, from the coding sequence TTGAAAAAGATTATATATTTCTTCTCTCATTATTTTATGATGAGTTTAGGTTTTATTTCCCAAAAGCTTAGTATTAAAAATCGAGCTGCTTTTGGGAAGTTAATAGGTGGATTTTTAAGAATCCTCAGCAAAAGTCGCTCTGATATTACATTGAAAAATATCAAAAATGCTTTTCCTGAAAAAGAGGAATCTGAAATTATTTCGATAAGAAATGAATCTTATCAAAATTTAGGTATTACATTGGCTGAACTTCTTGCTTTTCCTTCATTAAGAAAAGAAGACTTTCTAAATTATGTTAAGTTTGAAAATATTGATTTGGTAAAAGAAAAAATTGCTGAAGGAAAGGGCTTGATTTTCATTTCCGGTCATTTCGGAAATTGGGAGTTAACAGCCTACACGGCAGGATTAGCTCTTGATGTGCCTATCACAATCATAGTAAAACCACAAAGAAATCATATATCTGATACTTATTTGAATAGTCTTAGAACAAGTGGTGGTAATAAAATTGTGCCTATGGGAAGAGCAGCGAGAACTATTATAGAGACTATCAAAAAAAACGAAGCAGTTGCTATGCTGGTTGACCAAAGTGCCCATTCACAAAAAGATGTTTTTGTTGAATTTTTTGGCAAGCCTGCGGTTACTTACGAAGCGCCTGCTATGATTGCCCTTAGATTCAAGACGCCTATTGTTACAGGATTTGCACATCGACAGCCGGATATGACGTATAAAGTAGTTATAAAGGAAATAAAATTTGATGATTTAGATGACTCCAAGGAGTCAATTGTCGAACTCACTCGCCGCCATGTGAAGGAACTCGAAGATAATATTATACAAAATCCCGGACTATGGGCATGGCAACATAAGAGATGGAAATATTCTTCTCCTGATAATAAAGCTCAATAA
- a CDS encoding GWxTD domain-containing protein, with protein sequence MKKYCNILIVILLLLYTAKLNAEEELRIAFDAATFFFDDVENKWELYYSVPDNMFTYEFDENLNLFIGKISVEVSISSSSTVVVSDSWVIPNTVESTNALKQNYIFGTRLFLLASGQYEIQLSAYDINNPKRKLSYSNNIIISKFEKNRINQSEIQFASYLEKISESPLELDHSYMKYDYYVIPNPRAEFYGSDSKLMGIYEIYNSDIYAKGGMLRSYKILDNAGSCMVYHADTCKIISDNILTTFSLPMDTLPSGVYFLSVTSSYPLDNPIDSVTSTKKFFFYNQFKPPVMRQYFTENELFERSEFNSMSTEQTDLELAMAMVISSEEEIYQARSLTDPKAKQRFLFKFWESRNPDSTLAWNQALRDFRRNVEFANKFFAFRNNNQGWKTERGRILLKYGMPTQRDMHIATGEERPYEEWFYENVQGGVQFFFVDISQMGNFILVHSTAINEPFNLDWYDRYVPASRDKRIERDLQNTNQRNANPLGNRAP encoded by the coding sequence ATATTGATAGTAATTTTACTACTGCTCTATACAGCAAAATTAAATGCTGAGGAGGAGTTGCGAATTGCGTTTGACGCTGCCACTTTCTTTTTTGATGATGTTGAAAACAAGTGGGAACTATACTATTCCGTTCCCGATAATATGTTTACTTATGAATTCGACGAGAACTTGAATCTTTTTATAGGTAAAATTTCTGTTGAAGTTTCGATTTCATCATCATCCACTGTTGTTGTATCCGACAGCTGGGTTATTCCAAATACTGTTGAATCAACTAATGCTCTTAAGCAAAATTATATTTTCGGAACAAGATTATTTTTATTAGCATCCGGTCAATATGAAATTCAATTATCAGCTTATGACATCAATAATCCTAAAAGGAAATTAAGTTATTCTAATAATATTATTATTTCTAAATTTGAAAAAAACAGAATAAATCAAAGCGAAATTCAATTTGCCTCGTATCTGGAAAAAATCAGTGAATCGCCTTTAGAGCTTGACCACAGCTATATGAAATATGACTATTATGTAATACCCAACCCGAGAGCCGAATTTTATGGAAGCGATTCTAAGTTGATGGGTATATACGAAATTTATAATTCTGATATATACGCAAAAGGCGGTATGTTACGCTCATATAAAATACTTGATAATGCAGGAAGTTGTATGGTTTATCATGCCGATACATGCAAGATAATCTCAGACAATATTCTGACAACTTTTAGTTTACCTATGGACACTTTACCATCAGGAGTGTATTTTTTATCGGTAACAAGTTCGTATCCGCTTGATAATCCTATAGATTCAGTAACTTCGACAAAAAAATTCTTTTTTTACAATCAGTTTAAGCCGCCTGTAATGAGGCAATACTTTACTGAAAATGAATTATTCGAACGAAGTGAATTCAATTCAATGTCAACCGAACAGACAGATTTGGAACTTGCTATGGCAATGGTTATTTCGAGTGAGGAGGAGATTTATCAGGCGAGATCTCTAACTGATCCAAAAGCAAAACAAAGATTTTTGTTCAAATTTTGGGAATCGAGAAATCCTGATTCTACTCTTGCCTGGAATCAGGCACTAAGAGATTTCCGTAGAAATGTTGAATTTGCTAACAAATTTTTTGCTTTTCGAAATAATAATCAGGGCTGGAAAACTGAAAGAGGTCGAATTTTGTTAAAATATGGAATGCCTACCCAGCGTGATATGCACATTGCTACAGGCGAAGAAAGACCTTATGAAGAATGGTTTTATGAGAATGTGCAGGGTGGAGTGCAGTTCTTTTTTGTTGACATCTCTCAAATGGGTAACTTCATTCTTGTTCACTCTACGGCGATTAATGAACCATTCAACCTTGATTGGTATGACCGTTATGTACCTGCGTCACGCGATAAAAGAATTGAGCGTGACCTTCAAAATACAAATCAAAGAAATGCTAATCCTTTAGGAAACCGAGCACCTTGA